From Rhodoferax sp. AJA081-3, the proteins below share one genomic window:
- a CDS encoding class I SAM-dependent methyltransferase, producing the protein MIETARFVEETRFGNWFLKTKVWKRSVLVRALDDLQRLVLPQAIAAKPRIVDVGCGFGHSFAELAQRFSPSVIVGLDADPGLQERAGEEAKACPCEVQLKEANAARTGLPDADFDVVFCHQTFHHIVEQEAAMAEFYRILKPGGVLLFAESTKYYIHSLQIRLLFRHPMEVQKTADEYIAIVRKAGFNVPDNKVSLPYLWWSRPDIGAFEWMGFKVPTKRNETLVNLVAVKPAASSAQ; encoded by the coding sequence ATGATTGAAACAGCGAGATTTGTCGAGGAAACGCGTTTTGGCAACTGGTTCCTGAAAACCAAAGTCTGGAAACGTAGCGTATTGGTGCGTGCGCTCGATGATTTACAAAGACTGGTACTGCCGCAGGCGATAGCTGCGAAGCCCCGCATTGTGGACGTGGGTTGTGGGTTTGGCCATTCCTTCGCCGAGCTGGCGCAGCGGTTTTCTCCGTCCGTCATTGTTGGCTTGGATGCCGACCCCGGGCTGCAGGAACGCGCTGGCGAAGAAGCGAAGGCCTGCCCGTGTGAGGTGCAGTTGAAGGAAGCCAACGCAGCACGCACCGGCCTGCCGGATGCAGATTTTGACGTGGTGTTCTGCCACCAGACCTTCCACCATATCGTCGAGCAAGAAGCCGCGATGGCCGAGTTCTACCGCATCCTCAAGCCGGGCGGCGTGCTGCTGTTTGCGGAGTCGACCAAATACTATATCCACTCGCTGCAGATACGCCTGCTGTTTCGCCATCCCATGGAAGTGCAAAAAACCGCTGACGAGTACATTGCCATTGTTCGCAAGGCGGGATTTAATGTGCCCGACAACAAGGTGTCTCTGCCCTACCTGTGGTGGAGCCGTCCGGACATTGGTGCCTTTGAATGGATGGGCTTCAAGGTTCCGACCAAGCGCAACGAAACCCTGGTCAATCTGGTTGCCGTGAAACCAGCGGCTAGTTCTGCGCAGTAG
- the acs gene encoding acetate--CoA ligase, whose translation MSSPTSAIESMLIENRVFMPSDSMVKNARISGMEGYNTLCAEAESDFEGFWAKLARENVVWNKPFTRTLDESNAPFYKWFDDGELNASANCLDKHMGTPTENKTAVIFEADDGTVTKTTYKELLARVSQFANALKADGIQKGDRVLVYMPMTLEGVIAMQACARIGATHSVVFGGFSAKALQERIIDAGAVAVITANYQMRGGKELPLKAIVDEGLAMGGCESIRHVYVYQRTGTACNMVAGRDKTFTEALAGKSTECAPVPVGAEHPLFILYTSGSTGKPKGVQHSTGGYLLWAKLTMDWTFDLKPADVFWCTADIGWITGHTYVAYGPLAAGATQIIFEGVPTFPNAGRFWQMIERHKCTIFYTAPTAIRSLIKAAEGDAAVHPDRSDLSSLRILGSVGEPINPEAWMWYYKNVGHENCPIVDTFWQTETGGHMMTPLPGATPLVPGSCTLPLPGIMAAIVDEVGNPIPNGTGGILVVKRPWPSMIRTIWNDPERFKKSYFPEEMGGKLYLAGDGAVRSADRGYFRITGRIDDVLNVSGHRMGTMEIESALVSKTDLVAEAAVVGRPDDLTGEAICAFVVLKRPMPKGDEAKAIAKELRDWVAKEIGPIAKPKDIRFGENLPKTRSGKIMRRLLRSLAKGEAITQDTSTLENPAILDQLGQAY comes from the coding sequence ATGAGCAGCCCCACGTCCGCCATTGAATCCATGCTGATTGAAAACCGGGTGTTCATGCCCAGTGACAGCATGGTCAAGAATGCCCGCATCTCGGGCATGGAGGGCTACAACACCTTGTGTGCAGAGGCAGAAAGCGATTTCGAAGGTTTCTGGGCCAAACTGGCCCGCGAAAACGTGGTCTGGAACAAACCGTTCACGCGCACGCTGGACGAGTCCAACGCCCCGTTCTACAAATGGTTCGACGATGGCGAACTCAATGCCAGCGCCAATTGCCTGGACAAACACATGGGCACGCCGACGGAAAACAAGACGGCAGTCATCTTTGAAGCCGATGACGGCACCGTCACCAAGACCACCTACAAGGAGCTGCTGGCACGTGTGAGCCAGTTTGCCAATGCCCTGAAGGCCGATGGCATCCAGAAGGGTGACCGCGTGCTGGTCTACATGCCCATGACACTGGAGGGTGTGATTGCCATGCAGGCCTGCGCCCGCATTGGCGCCACCCACAGCGTAGTGTTTGGCGGGTTCTCGGCCAAGGCATTGCAGGAGCGCATCATCGACGCGGGCGCGGTAGCCGTTATCACCGCCAATTACCAGATGCGCGGTGGCAAGGAGTTGCCCTTGAAAGCCATCGTGGACGAAGGCCTGGCCATGGGCGGTTGCGAATCCATCCGGCACGTGTATGTGTACCAGCGCACGGGTACCGCCTGCAATATGGTGGCTGGCCGCGACAAGACGTTCACCGAGGCCCTGGCGGGCAAAAGCACGGAATGTGCACCGGTGCCGGTGGGCGCCGAACACCCGCTTTTCATCCTCTACACCTCCGGTTCCACCGGCAAACCCAAGGGTGTGCAGCACTCCACGGGCGGCTACCTGTTGTGGGCCAAGCTCACGATGGACTGGACGTTTGACCTGAAGCCCGCCGACGTATTCTGGTGTACCGCAGACATTGGCTGGATCACCGGCCACACCTATGTCGCGTATGGCCCGCTAGCAGCGGGAGCCACGCAGATCATTTTTGAAGGCGTGCCCACGTTTCCGAACGCGGGGCGTTTCTGGCAAATGATCGAGCGCCACAAGTGCACCATTTTCTACACCGCGCCCACCGCCATCCGCTCGCTGATCAAGGCCGCAGAAGGCGACGCTGCCGTGCACCCGGACCGCAGCGATCTGTCCAGCCTGCGCATCTTGGGTTCGGTGGGTGAGCCCATCAACCCTGAAGCGTGGATGTGGTACTACAAAAACGTGGGCCACGAAAACTGCCCCATCGTCGACACTTTCTGGCAAACCGAAACCGGCGGCCACATGATGACGCCACTGCCTGGCGCCACACCGCTGGTGCCTGGTAGTTGCACGTTGCCACTACCCGGCATCATGGCCGCCATCGTGGATGAAGTGGGCAACCCCATCCCTAACGGCACTGGCGGTATTCTGGTCGTCAAGCGCCCCTGGCCGTCGATGATCCGCACCATCTGGAACGACCCCGAGCGCTTTAAGAAGAGTTATTTTCCGGAAGAAATGGGCGGCAAGTTGTACTTGGCTGGCGACGGCGCCGTGCGCAGTGCGGACCGTGGCTATTTCCGCATCACCGGGCGTATTGACGATGTGCTCAACGTGTCGGGCCACCGCATGGGCACCATGGAAATCGAGTCCGCCCTGGTGTCCAAGACCGACCTGGTGGCTGAGGCTGCCGTGGTGGGCCGCCCGGATGACCTGACGGGTGAGGCCATTTGCGCGTTTGTTGTGCTCAAACGCCCCATGCCCAAGGGCGACGAGGCCAAGGCGATAGCCAAAGAATTGCGCGACTGGGTGGCCAAAGAGATTGGCCCGATTGCCAAGCCCAAGGACATCCGGTTTGGAGAAAACCTGCCCAAGACCCGCTCCGGCAAGATCATGCGCCGCCTGTTGCGCTCGCTGGCCAAGGGCGAGGCCATCACACAGGACACCTCTACGCTGGAAAATCCGGCGATTCTGGACCAGCTGGGCCAAGCCTACTAA
- a CDS encoding TIGR00645 family protein yields the protein MRNTPPPKASPQSMNLLSQVIFSSRWLQLPLYLGLIAAQAVYVFHFWVELVHLMEAAFGNQEALAQLVKSIGYKDSLEVTSRVTALNETIIMLVVLALIDVVMISNLLIMVIVGGYETFVSRMNLDEHPDQPEWLSHVNASVLKVKLATAIIGISSIHLLKTFINADNLQEHVLMWQTIIHITFLLSAIAIAYTDKLMSHSPTNNH from the coding sequence ATGCGCAACACTCCACCGCCCAAAGCCTCACCCCAGTCCATGAACCTGCTGTCACAGGTCATCTTTTCCAGCCGCTGGTTGCAGCTACCGCTGTACCTGGGACTGATCGCAGCGCAAGCCGTGTACGTGTTTCACTTCTGGGTGGAATTGGTGCACTTGATGGAGGCCGCATTCGGCAACCAGGAAGCATTGGCTCAACTGGTCAAAAGTATTGGTTACAAGGACTCCCTGGAAGTAACATCCCGGGTGACTGCGCTCAATGAGACCATCATCATGCTGGTGGTGCTGGCGTTGATCGACGTGGTGATGATCTCCAACCTGCTGATCATGGTGATTGTTGGCGGCTACGAGACCTTTGTGTCCCGCATGAACCTGGACGAACACCCCGACCAACCCGAATGGCTGAGCCATGTGAACGCCTCCGTGCTCAAGGTCAAACTCGCCACGGCCATCATTGGTATCAGCTCCATCCACCTTCTGAAGACTTTTATCAATGCTGACAATTTACAGGAGCATGTGCTGATGTGGCAAACCATCATCCACATCACGTTCTTGTTGTCCGCCATCGCCATTGCCTACACCGACAAGCTGATGTCGCATTCGCCGACCAACAACCATTAA
- a CDS encoding fumarate hydratase, with amino-acid sequence MSTTTVIRQADLIESVAAALQFISYYHPTDYIAHLARAYEREQSPAAKDAIAQILTNSKMSATGHRPICQDTGIVNVFLKVGMDVRWEGFTGSLDDAINEGVRQGYNHPDNTLRASVVADPEFLRKNTKDNTPAVIFTEIVPGNTVDVTVAAKGGGSENKSKMYMLNPGDSVVDWVLKTVPTMGAGWCPPGMLGIGIGGTAEKAVLMAKESLMDDLDMYELQAKQASGAELDNVEKLRLELMEKVNALGIGAQGLGGLTTVLDVKIKMYPTHAASKPIAMIPNCAATRHAHFVLDGSGPVYLDPPSLDLWPNVNWKPDYVKSKKVDLNTLTPAEVASWTPGQTLLLNGKMLTGRDAAHKRIQQMLAKGEKLPVDFTNRVIYYVGPVDPVQGEAVGPAGPTTATRMDGFTEMMLAQTGLISMVGKAERGPVAIEAIKKHKSAYLMAVGGAAYLVSKAIKAAKVVGFEDLGMEAIYEFDVVDMPVTVAVDAGGTSAHITGPAEWQKKIATGEFKNIPVTAN; translated from the coding sequence ATGAGCACCACCACCGTTATCCGCCAGGCCGACCTGATCGAATCCGTTGCCGCCGCGCTGCAGTTCATCAGCTACTACCACCCCACCGATTACATCGCCCACCTGGCGCGTGCCTATGAGCGTGAACAAAGCCCGGCGGCCAAGGACGCGATTGCGCAAATTTTGACCAACAGCAAGATGAGCGCCACGGGCCACCGCCCCATCTGCCAGGACACTGGCATCGTCAACGTGTTCCTGAAGGTGGGCATGGACGTGCGCTGGGAAGGCTTCACCGGCTCTTTGGACGACGCGATCAACGAAGGTGTGCGCCAGGGCTACAACCACCCCGACAACACGCTGCGCGCCAGCGTGGTGGCCGACCCCGAGTTCCTGCGCAAGAACACCAAGGACAACACACCGGCCGTCATCTTCACCGAGATCGTGCCCGGCAACACCGTGGACGTAACGGTGGCCGCCAAGGGTGGTGGCTCGGAGAACAAGAGCAAGATGTACATGCTCAACCCCGGCGACAGCGTGGTGGACTGGGTGCTGAAAACCGTGCCGACCATGGGCGCCGGTTGGTGCCCACCGGGCATGCTGGGCATCGGTATTGGCGGCACAGCCGAGAAAGCCGTGCTGATGGCCAAGGAGAGCCTGATGGACGACCTGGACATGTACGAACTGCAAGCCAAGCAGGCCTCTGGTGCAGAACTCGACAACGTGGAAAAGCTGCGCCTGGAATTGATGGAAAAAGTCAACGCCCTGGGCATTGGTGCCCAAGGCCTAGGCGGCCTGACCACGGTGCTGGACGTCAAGATCAAGATGTACCCCACCCACGCCGCCAGCAAGCCGATTGCCATGATCCCCAACTGCGCGGCTACCCGCCATGCGCACTTTGTGCTGGATGGCAGCGGCCCGGTCTACCTGGACCCACCCTCGCTGGACCTGTGGCCCAACGTGAACTGGAAACCCGACTACGTGAAAAGCAAAAAGGTGGATCTGAACACCCTGACACCCGCCGAAGTGGCGAGCTGGACACCGGGCCAGACCCTGCTCTTGAACGGCAAGATGCTGACCGGCCGCGACGCCGCCCACAAGCGTATCCAGCAGATGCTGGCCAAGGGCGAAAAACTACCGGTGGACTTCACCAACCGCGTCATCTATTACGTGGGCCCGGTCGATCCGGTCCAGGGCGAGGCCGTTGGCCCTGCCGGCCCCACCACCGCGACGCGTATGGACGGTTTCACCGAGATGATGCTGGCCCAGACCGGCCTGATCAGCATGGTCGGCAAGGCAGAGCGTGGCCCGGTTGCTATCGAAGCCATCAAGAAGCACAAGAGCGCCTACCTGATGGCCGTGGGCGGCGCCGCCTACCTCGTGAGCAAGGCCATCAAGGCTGCCAAGGTGGTCGGCTTTGAAGACCTGGGCATGGAAGCCATCTACGAATTCGACGTGGTGGACATGCCGGTCACCGTGGCAGTGGATGCGGGCGGCACCAGCGCCCACATCACCGGCCCGGCAGAATGGCAAAAGAAAATTGCCACCGGCGAGTTCAAGAATATCCCCGTTACTGCCAACTGA
- a CDS encoding TIGR04438 family Trp-rich protein, which translates to MYFVGLGVLFMALKYLEIGPVALWDWWIILSPFGLALAWWAWADATGYTKRKEMEAMDRRKQERIDRNREAMGFLSAKKKKKR; encoded by the coding sequence ATGTATTTCGTCGGTTTGGGCGTGCTTTTTATGGCCCTGAAATATCTGGAAATCGGCCCTGTTGCTTTGTGGGACTGGTGGATCATCTTGTCGCCCTTTGGGCTGGCTCTGGCCTGGTGGGCCTGGGCGGACGCCACCGGCTACACCAAACGCAAAGAGATGGAGGCAATGGACCGCCGCAAGCAGGAACGTATTGACCGCAACCGCGAAGCCATGGGGTTCTTGAGCGCGAAGAAAAAGAAAAAGCGCTAG
- the murI gene encoding glutamate racemase, whose amino-acid sequence MSAAASSPIGVFDSGVGGLSVLRALRTELPHERFVYVADSGHAPYGERDDAHVITRSHAITRYLRDQHGIKALVVACNTATAAAIRLMRQDYTDLPIIGIEPALKPAAASSKTGVVGVMATRSTLQSQKFLALLATLQDQARFVLQPCDGMVDAIEREDAIKKEALCSAYTGAMGRFGLNDGEMDTLVLGCTHYPFVEPELRRCIGEQVSLLEGGAPVARQTRRLLAEQHLLAPPHAQGSGVTFFTTGKADMLANAVRRWLQLDAPVSALQIA is encoded by the coding sequence TTGTCTGCGGCCGCCTCCAGCCCCATCGGGGTCTTTGACAGCGGTGTGGGCGGCTTGAGCGTGCTGCGGGCCCTGCGCACTGAGCTGCCACACGAGCGGTTTGTGTATGTGGCGGACAGCGGCCATGCGCCGTATGGTGAGCGGGATGACGCCCATGTCATAACCCGCTCACACGCCATCACCCGCTACCTGCGGGATCAGCACGGTATCAAGGCGCTGGTGGTGGCCTGCAACACCGCCACAGCTGCCGCCATCCGATTGATGCGACAGGACTACACCGACCTGCCCATCATCGGCATCGAACCCGCCCTCAAGCCCGCCGCGGCCAGCAGCAAGACGGGGGTGGTAGGTGTCATGGCCACACGCAGCACGCTTCAAAGCCAAAAGTTTCTGGCCCTGCTGGCCACGCTGCAGGACCAAGCGCGCTTTGTGCTGCAGCCCTGCGATGGCATGGTGGATGCCATTGAACGTGAAGATGCTATTAAAAAAGAAGCACTATGTTCAGCTTACACGGGGGCTATGGGCCGATTTGGCTTAAACGATGGGGAGATGGACACCCTGGTTCTGGGCTGCACACACTACCCCTTTGTCGAGCCTGAGCTGCGCCGCTGCATCGGTGAGCAGGTGTCCTTGCTCGAAGGCGGCGCCCCGGTGGCCCGCCAGACCCGGCGCCTGCTGGCTGAACAACACCTGCTGGCCCCTCCCCATGCCCAGGGCTCTGGCGTGACATTTTTCACCACCGGCAAGGCCGACATGCTGGCCAACGCGGTACGGCGCTGGCTGCAACTGGACGCTCCAGTCAGCGCACTGCAGATCGCTTAG
- a CDS encoding MipA/OmpV family protein codes for MQHGSATWSLIALLACCLLPTSAYAEEKPLWELGAGVTALQLPAYRGSAETRTDVLPIPYLVYRGEHVKADKDGVRGVLFDSDRFEVNLSLAASPPVDSDNVKVRQGMPSLHSSLELGPSVDITLWQSSGHDAKLKLFVPLRAAMTLERDPKYIGWQFTPRLNLDVANPLGQAGWTFAVVGGPVFGSREQHDYFYGVSPQYATASRPVFDATSGYAGMQVLSALWKRFPSFWVGGFARYDNVRGAVFENSPLVTQKSGFSGGVAITWVLAQSKQRVVIDQ; via the coding sequence ATGCAACATGGCTCAGCCACATGGTCCCTTATCGCTTTGTTGGCCTGTTGCCTGTTACCGACCAGCGCCTATGCTGAAGAAAAACCGTTGTGGGAGTTGGGTGCAGGCGTAACAGCCCTGCAACTTCCCGCCTACCGCGGCTCTGCGGAAACCCGAACCGATGTCCTGCCCATACCCTACCTGGTCTACCGGGGAGAACATGTGAAGGCCGACAAGGATGGCGTACGTGGTGTCTTGTTTGATTCAGACCGTTTTGAGGTCAACCTCAGCCTGGCTGCGTCGCCCCCCGTAGACAGCGACAACGTCAAGGTGCGCCAGGGTATGCCCAGTCTGCATTCCAGCCTGGAACTGGGCCCATCGGTGGACATCACACTCTGGCAGTCCAGTGGGCACGATGCCAAGCTCAAACTGTTTGTGCCCTTGCGCGCCGCCATGACGCTGGAACGCGATCCCAAGTACATCGGCTGGCAATTCACACCACGCCTCAATCTGGACGTGGCCAACCCCTTGGGTCAGGCCGGCTGGACCTTCGCCGTGGTCGGTGGACCGGTCTTTGGCAGCCGGGAGCAACATGACTATTTTTATGGCGTATCACCGCAATACGCCACGGCGTCACGACCGGTCTTTGACGCCACATCGGGTTATGCCGGTATGCAGGTCTTGTCGGCGCTGTGGAAGCGTTTTCCATCCTTTTGGGTGGGGGGCTTCGCGCGTTACGACAATGTGCGGGGTGCCGTGTTTGAAAACAGCCCCCTGGTCACTCAAAAGAGTGGTTTCTCCGGTGGTGTCGCCATCACCTGGGTGCTGGCACAGTCCAAACAACGCGTCGTAATCGACCAGTAA
- the ilvD gene encoding dihydroxy-acid dehydratase yields the protein MTTKPIVLNPRSKNITEGKSRAPNRSMYYAMGYEEGDFKKPMVGVANGHSTITPCNSGLQKLADAAIAGIEEAGGNAQVFGTPTISDGMAMGTEGMKYSLVSREVISDCIETCVQGQWMDGVVVVGGCDKNMPGGLMGMLRANVPAIYVYGGTILPGSYKGKDLNIVSVFEAVGENAAGRMSDEDLLQIERRAIPGTGSCGGMYTANTMSSAFEALGISLIYSSTMANPHDEKMNSAKESAKVLVEAIKKDLKPRDIVTRKSIENAVAVIMATGGSTNAVLHFLAIAHAAGVEWTIDDFERVRVKTPVLCDLKPSGKYLAVDLHRAGGIPQVMKTLLAAGLLHGDCITITGQTVAEVLKDIPDVPRADQDVIRPIDNPMYKQGHLAILKGNLSPEGAVAKITGLKNPVMTGPARCFDDEQSALKAILDNKIVPGDVMVLRYLGPKGGPGMPEMLAPTGALIGQGLGESVGLITDGRFSGGTWGMVVGHVAPEAAAGGVIALVQEGDSITIDSRQLILELNVPEAELAKRRAAWTAPAPRYNRGVQAKFAFNASSASKGAVLDNY from the coding sequence ATGACCACCAAACCCATCGTCCTGAACCCCCGCAGCAAAAACATCACCGAGGGCAAGAGCCGCGCGCCCAATCGCTCCATGTACTACGCCATGGGTTACGAAGAGGGTGATTTCAAGAAGCCCATGGTCGGTGTGGCCAACGGCCATAGCACCATTACCCCTTGCAACAGCGGTTTGCAAAAGCTGGCAGACGCGGCGATTGCCGGTATTGAAGAAGCGGGTGGCAACGCGCAGGTGTTTGGCACCCCCACCATCTCCGACGGCATGGCCATGGGCACCGAGGGTATGAAGTATTCGCTGGTCAGCCGCGAAGTGATTTCCGACTGCATCGAGACCTGCGTGCAGGGACAGTGGATGGATGGCGTGGTCGTGGTCGGTGGCTGTGATAAGAACATGCCCGGCGGCCTGATGGGCATGCTGCGCGCCAACGTGCCCGCTATTTATGTATACGGCGGCACCATCCTGCCCGGCAGCTACAAAGGCAAAGACCTGAACATCGTCAGCGTGTTTGAAGCCGTCGGCGAAAACGCTGCGGGCCGCATGAGCGACGAAGACCTGCTCCAGATCGAGCGCCGCGCCATCCCCGGCACCGGCTCCTGCGGCGGCATGTACACCGCCAACACCATGTCGTCTGCCTTCGAGGCGCTGGGCATTTCGCTGATTTATTCCAGCACGATGGCCAACCCCCATGACGAGAAAATGAACTCGGCCAAAGAATCGGCCAAGGTACTGGTGGAAGCCATCAAGAAGGACCTGAAGCCACGCGACATCGTGACGCGCAAGAGCATCGAAAACGCTGTGGCTGTCATCATGGCTACCGGCGGCTCCACCAACGCGGTGCTGCACTTCCTGGCCATTGCCCACGCGGCGGGCGTGGAGTGGACCATTGACGACTTCGAACGTGTGCGTGTCAAGACACCCGTGCTGTGCGACCTGAAACCCTCTGGCAAATACCTGGCTGTGGACCTGCACCGCGCCGGTGGCATCCCCCAAGTGATGAAGACCCTGTTGGCCGCGGGCCTGCTGCACGGCGACTGCATCACCATCACCGGCCAGACCGTCGCCGAAGTGCTGAAAGACATTCCCGATGTGCCACGCGCCGACCAGGATGTGATTCGCCCCATCGACAACCCGATGTACAAACAGGGCCACTTGGCAATCCTCAAGGGCAACCTGAGCCCCGAGGGCGCAGTGGCCAAGATCACCGGCCTGAAGAACCCGGTGATGACCGGCCCGGCCCGCTGTTTTGACGACGAACAATCCGCGCTGAAGGCCATTCTGGACAACAAGATTGTCCCCGGCGATGTGATGGTGCTGCGCTACCTGGGCCCCAAGGGCGGCCCGGGCATGCCCGAAATGCTGGCGCCCACCGGAGCACTGATTGGTCAGGGCCTGGGCGAAAGTGTGGGCCTGATCACGGATGGCCGCTTCTCTGGCGGAACCTGGGGCATGGTGGTGGGCCACGTGGCGCCGGAGGCCGCAGCCGGTGGTGTAATTGCGCTGGTGCAAGAGGGTGACTCCATCACCATTGATTCACGCCAGTTGATTCTGGAACTCAATGTGCCCGAGGCTGAGCTGGCTAAACGCCGTGCAGCGTGGACAGCGCCCGCCCCCCGTTACAACCGCGGCGTGCAGGCCAAATTTGCGTTTAATGCGTCCAGTGCGAGCAAGGGCGCGGTGCTGGACAACTACTGA
- a CDS encoding LysR family transcriptional regulator yields MRVWRQFLAVAEELHFGRAALRLHMSQPPLTQAIALLEERLQVRLFDRTKRYVALTPAGAALVPEVRELLQRAQALPAHARAAATGELGRLRLGFVSTVGFALLPEWVRALRERHPGVQLDLMEATGDVQLQAMERGEMDAGFMLHAPGFAPAALASQLITSEPLVVALPQQHVLASQAELTLDAVLGEPLVIFPRHIAPSLYDAVFALYHGAGRLPQVAQEAIQMQTIVNLVSAGLGLAWVPSSVQQFQRPGVVYRRVTGAVPQCETSLVWARSNPVLERFLAFAPALAGTPPLV; encoded by the coding sequence TTGCGCGTTTGGCGCCAGTTTTTGGCCGTGGCGGAGGAATTACATTTTGGCCGCGCTGCGCTTCGGCTGCACATGTCCCAGCCGCCGTTGACCCAGGCTATTGCGCTGCTGGAAGAGCGGCTGCAGGTGCGCCTGTTTGACCGCACCAAACGCTACGTGGCCCTGACCCCGGCCGGCGCCGCGCTGGTACCCGAGGTGCGCGAACTGCTGCAGCGCGCCCAGGCACTGCCCGCCCACGCCCGGGCCGCCGCCACGGGTGAACTGGGCCGTCTGCGCCTGGGGTTTGTGTCCACGGTGGGTTTCGCCTTGTTGCCCGAGTGGGTGCGGGCGCTGCGCGAGCGCCACCCGGGCGTACAACTGGATCTGATGGAAGCCACGGGAGACGTGCAACTGCAGGCCATGGAGCGCGGTGAGATGGACGCCGGCTTTATGCTGCATGCGCCGGGTTTTGCCCCCGCTGCGTTGGCAAGCCAGTTGATCACCAGCGAGCCTCTGGTTGTGGCACTGCCGCAGCAGCATGTGCTGGCCAGCCAAGCGGAGTTGACGCTGGATGCGGTGTTGGGCGAGCCGCTGGTGATCTTTCCACGGCATATCGCGCCCTCCTTGTATGACGCGGTGTTTGCGCTGTACCACGGGGCAGGGCGCCTGCCGCAGGTGGCGCAAGAGGCGATCCAGATGCAGACCATCGTGAACCTGGTATCCGCAGGCCTGGGCCTGGCCTGGGTGCCATCCAGCGTGCAGCAGTTCCAGCGGCCGGGTGTGGTCTACCGCAGGGTGACGGGGGCCGTGCCGCAGTGCGAAACCAGTCTGGTGTGGGCCCGTTCCAACCCGGTGCTGGAGCGTTTTCTGGCGTTTGCACCAGCCCTTGCTGGAACGCCACCGCTGGTTTAA
- a CDS encoding acyl-CoA thioesterase II codes for MQTHPTPLAKLLGLFALEHTKTDHYLGQSLDLGFRNLFGGHILGQALVAAGNTCEARSAHSLHAYFIRGGDPHAPIDYTVDRIRDGNSFSVRRVTASQNGQAILILSSSFQTDEGGFEHQFAMPDVPPPESLAQTITSDLAIDIRPVDPVDRYQPTKKSPHQHIWFRANGSVPDDPALQKCLLAYASDFSLLSTCLRPHGLTYYQPNMVTASLDHAMWFYRDFRIDDWLLYACDSPTTGHARGLNRGNIFSRDGQLVASVTQEGLVRQVGDRQSAD; via the coding sequence GTGCAGACTCACCCCACACCTTTGGCCAAATTGCTGGGCCTCTTCGCGCTGGAACACACCAAGACCGACCACTATTTGGGGCAGAGCCTGGACTTGGGGTTTCGTAACCTCTTTGGCGGTCACATTCTGGGCCAGGCACTGGTGGCTGCAGGCAATACCTGCGAAGCACGCAGCGCCCATTCGCTGCACGCCTACTTTATCCGTGGCGGTGATCCCCATGCCCCCATCGATTACACGGTGGACCGCATCCGCGATGGCAACAGCTTCAGTGTGCGCCGGGTCACAGCCTCGCAAAACGGCCAGGCCATCTTGATACTCTCGTCGTCCTTCCAGACCGATGAAGGTGGCTTCGAACACCAGTTCGCGATGCCGGATGTGCCGCCACCCGAATCACTGGCGCAGACCATCACCAGCGACCTGGCGATTGACATACGCCCGGTGGACCCGGTAGACCGTTACCAGCCCACCAAGAAGTCGCCGCATCAGCACATCTGGTTTCGCGCCAACGGCAGCGTGCCCGACGATCCCGCGCTGCAGAAATGCTTGCTGGCCTATGCCTCCGACTTCAGCCTGCTCAGCACCTGCCTGCGGCCCCATGGCCTGACCTACTACCAACCCAATATGGTGACGGCCAGCCTGGACCATGCCATGTGGTTTTACCGGGACTTCCGTATCGACGACTGGCTGCTGTATGCCTGCGACAGCCCCACCACCGGCCATGCACGGGGTCTGAACCGCGGCAACATCTTCAGCCGCGACGGCCAATTGGTCGCCAGCGTGACGCAAGAAGGCCTGGTGAGACAAGTGGGAGATCGCCAGAGCGCCGATTGA